From Bdellovibrionales bacterium:
ATTTAATGAATAAATTCGTTGTGGTGAAATTGAGCGAATGCGTATTAATCACCATGAGCTTGTCTTCGCGGCCTTCGATTTTAAACTGAGATAGTAGCGCAATCTTAGGTGTCAGCAAAAACAACTCACGGCTTTTGGTGCGCACGAATTTTAAGTCATAGCTTTCCGCCCGGGCGCCAATCACCACGCCGGTGGCGTGATCGGGGTTCAGGTGAAAACTCGCCGCCATATTCCAAGCATAGCGCGAAAAATCATTGCGCCAGATATTCGGCATTTTGTGATCGGTGATGGCTTCTTGCAAAAGAACGAGATCATGACCTTTGATGATGTCACGGAATTCCGCTTCCCAGCGAGGATCTTTCCCCTTCCACACATTCCAGACGAGGACCTTCACATTTTTCTCTGGCAAGGTTTTTTCGCTATAGGCCCCGATCGTGATCAAACTCTCGTGGGCCGAGGGAACATAAAAAGGCGTTGTGAATAACTTCGACTTAGGTGACTTTGGCAAGGTACTCATCCAAAACAGTGGCCACTGGAAGTGCCTGGGCTTCATTGCGCTCTTGTTCCGCCAACAAGGTCGACAAATAGCGCTCCGTATAGCTTGGCACAATCACTACGATGTTCTTACCGCGGTTTTCTTCTCTGGCTGCGACTCGAAGTCCTACAGCGATTGCTGCCCCCGAGCTAATCCCCACAGGAATGCCTTCTTTTTTAATCACTTCCCGCGCCATTTTCATCGCGTCTTCTGAAGAGATCGTTTCAACACTGTCGACAACATTTCTGTCGAAATTCTTCGGCACAAAACCCGCCGCGAGACCTTGTATTTTGTGTGGCCCTGGCTTGCCACCAGAAAGCACAGGGCTCTCAGTCGGCTCAACTGCGATCATTTTCACTGCAGGCTTCTTAGCCTTCAGCACTTGACCGACACCCGTGATCGTTCCCCCCGTCCCAACACCTGAGACGACGATATCGACTTTTCCGTCGGTGTCGTTCCAAATTTCAAGGGCCGTTGTTTCACGGTGAATTTCAGGATTTGCCGGGTTCTCAAACTGACTTGGCATGAATGCATTTTTATTCTTATCAACGAGCTCGAGCGCCTTAGCAATGGCCCCCTTCATTCCCAGCGGGCCCGGAGTCAATACGATCTTCGCGCCTAAAAGCAGCAACAAAGTTCTACGCTCTTGCGACATTGTCTCTGGCATTGTCAGAGTCAGATTGTAACCGCGAGCCGCACAGATAAACGCCAGCGCAATGCCGGTATTGCCGCTTGTCGGCTCAATGACATCCATGCCCGGTTTTAATTTTCCCGCTCGTTCCGCAGTTTCAATAATATTCATGCCGATGCGATCCTTCACGGAGCCCAGCGGATTAAAAAATTCAAGCTTCAGTAACAACTTTCCCGGAAGATCTTTTCCGAGGCGTTGCATTTGTACGAGGGGGGTTCTGCCGATTGTTTTTGTAATATCTGAGTATATTTTCATGGCTGTCTCGCTCTCTCTGAGAAGAATGAGACTCTAGCTTAGCTTTTATTCCCTGCTAATTCCAGAATATGCAGATGTGTCATTTGTCATGATTATGTTTCAGGACTGAGGGCCGTGCGACAGTTCACAATGAACTAAGCCGCACGGATTTTGGCAGCAAGAGCCGCTTGCTGAGCAGCGGCCTCTTGTTTTTGCTCATGGTCTTCGATCATGTCATTCAAATAGTTCTGCGCTTGATACTTTGAAATCGCTGCGACAGCGTCCTTCTGCACATGCATGTGAGTGACACCTTGTTTTTTCAAGCGGTCCATTTGTTTGTTATAAAAGACCCCGCCCTTGGGAGTGTACAGGACGTATTTATTATTGTTTGGCAAATAGACATAGAGATCGAACTCCACTTGCCGGTCTCCTTGAAGTTCATTGAGGCTGATCTTAGCCATGTCTTTTTGATGAGAATCTTCAAGGATTGCTTTAATCGGACGGCGCGGAAAGAAGGCCATCGCCACTTCGTTTCCTTCGTGCACCGACTTACGCAAGAACTCTGCGTACTCCAACGCCCAAGGCTCGAAGTCCACTTGCTTGATTTTGATTTCCATTCCATCGTTATCAGAGACTTCCTCTCCGTTGTCTTTGAGGAATTTGAAAAGCTTTGCTTTCACCGAATCAATAAACACCTGGTCTATCTTGCGGTTTTTACCCATGACGGCGACGAGGTATCCCGAAAAACGCTCGGATTCAACGATGATGCACGCGGCACTGGTATTGTCCTGGGCCTTTTCTTTAACAACTCCATCACGAACCATCACCGACTCTTCAAGAGACTTCTGGGTTCCACGAGCGATCAAAGTTTGATTGGCATCACTGCGGGCGCGTTTTTCTCTAATGCGCTCGACGTGAGCGCGATCATCTTGCATCGGCGCCCAGTTGGAAGCCGCTTGGCGACGACGGTATTCACGCGAACCTAAACCCTCTTTAGGAATGCCGTCGCTGTCTTTGCCAGAAGAATTGTCGCCAGTACCTTCAGCACCCGGCGCACCACCACTCCAGCCATTTTCTCCATCAGCGCCAGGCTGCCCTGGATACCGAGGCTGACCGTTTCCGCCATCTTGCGGGTTGATGTAATTAGAACCGAAGCCATTGGGATTTTGAACATTGCCAAAGCCACCTTGGCCACCTGCTGGCGGAACGTAAGTGCCACCAGGCCCCGAGGAGCCTTTTTG
This genomic window contains:
- a CDS encoding endonuclease/exonuclease/phosphatase family protein, with the translated sequence MPKSPKSKLFTTPFYVPSAHESLITIGAYSEKTLPEKNVKVLVWNVWKGKDPRWEAEFRDIIKGHDLVLLQEAITDHKMPNIWRNDFSRYAWNMAASFHLNPDHATGVVIGARAESYDLKFVRTKSRELFLLTPKIALLSQFKIEGREDKLMVINTHSLNFTTTNLFIKSIEEKIQQIEAHKGPLIFAGDFNTWNTRRWILLVQMLSQLKLYPVDFKGDNRFFKLDHIFVRGINVHENQVLHGFKGSDHTPLEIILSFE
- the cysK gene encoding cysteine synthase A, with the translated sequence MKIYSDITKTIGRTPLVQMQRLGKDLPGKLLLKLEFFNPLGSVKDRIGMNIIETAERAGKLKPGMDVIEPTSGNTGIALAFICAARGYNLTLTMPETMSQERRTLLLLLGAKIVLTPGPLGMKGAIAKALELVDKNKNAFMPSQFENPANPEIHRETTALEIWNDTDGKVDIVVSGVGTGGTITGVGQVLKAKKPAVKMIAVEPTESPVLSGGKPGPHKIQGLAAGFVPKNFDRNVVDSVETISSEDAMKMAREVIKKEGIPVGISSGAAIAVGLRVAAREENRGKNIVVIVPSYTERYLSTLLAEQERNEAQALPVATVLDEYLAKVT